CCTGATCGGTCCCGCGGTAGACCTCATCGCAGAGCACCCAAGCATCGCTGCCGCGCGCAATCTCCGCGATTTGGGTCAGCATCTCGCGGTCCATCAAAGCGCCGGTGGGGTTGTTGGGGTTATTTGTTGCGATCATCCGCGTATCGGGGCGCATCATGGCGCGCAATGCGTTGAGATCGGGCAGAAAGCCGTTCTCTTCGCGCAGGTGCAGCAACTCAACCTCGGCGCCGATGCTTTCTGGGATGGAGTAATGCTGCTGATAGGTTGGCACGATGGCGATGACGTGATCACCACGGCTAACAAATGTTTGATGCACCAATGAGTTCGCGCCAATGGTGCCATGGGTCGTTAGCACATTGTCGCGGGCCTGCGCCTCGTAAAGCCCCGCCACCGCGTCGCGCAGCCGGTCGGAACCCTCAATCGCGCCGTATCCCATCCGCATCTCGCGCAGTTCGCCTAAGACGCTGTTGTCGACGCCCGCCATGTCGATCAACTCGCCTAGAGTGATCGAATCCACGCAGGTTTCGGCAAGGTTATAGCGGCAGTGGTTCTCGAATTCGTTCATCCACATTTCAACGCCGAAGGTTTTGATATCCATCGTGTAGTCCTCTCGATTATCAGCTGCGGGCCGAGCCGGTTAATGCCGCCATCAGCAGTTCCAGAAACTTGGGCGCCTGCGGTGGGGCGAGCCAACGCATGACTGCCACGATCTCTTGCTCCGGTGCGATCCAGATCGTATGACCGCCCGCACCCTGTGCGCTAAAGGCGGTCTCGGGCAGTGCTGGGTTGGCGTCCTGCCCCCGGTTCAGCCACCACAGGAAACCGTATTTGTCGAGGGTCGGCGTGGGCGTCAGCGACTGCCGCATCCAGTCATCGGGTAGGATCTGCGCGCCTTCCCATTGGCCGTTTTGACAGATGAACTGACCAAATTTCGCGTGATCATCCGCCCCGATGAAAAGCCCGCCGCCCCAGTGCCCGCCACCGGTGACCGACTGAACACGTGTGCCGTCGATCTCGACCCAAGAGGTCGAGTATCCCTCCCACCGCCAATCGGCGGACGCGCCAATCGGGTCCATGACCCGTTCGCGCAGCACCTCAGGCAAGGGTCTGGCAAACCGGCACAGCAGTGCATAGGCAAGCGCGTTCACCCGCACATCGTTGTATTCATAGTAGCTCCCCGGCGCACCGATATCGCGCAGCTGCCCCTTACGGCTGTTGTCAGCGTCGACCCCAATCTGGCGATAGTGATCGACCTGATCATCCTTGCCAAAAACCTCACCGCGCCATTCGCTGTTCATCTGCAGCATGTACCGCCATGTGATGCGCCCGTTATGGTCGCCTGCGAAATGCGGGCCGGAAACGCTCTCCCCCACCGGCGCGTCGAGGTCGGTGATCAACCCATCCTTCACCGCCAATCCGGCCAGCACCGAAAGATAGCTTTTGGCGATTGAGAACGTCATGTCGGTGCGCGTGGTATCGCCCCAGTCGGCCACTCGTTCGCCGCGGTGCAAGATCACCCCCGCAGGCCCGCCGCGCGGCGCGACGGGGCCGACGATCTCTGTCCATGGGCCGCTCTCATTCCACTCTCGGTTCCCAACATAGGCGCCATCGGGGTAGTACATCTCACGCGGCCACGCGGTCTCATGGGCCAAGGCGTGATCGACGGCGGCTTGCAAAGCGGGGGTGGCGGCGAATGTCATTCTGCTCTCCTTGGGTTTGGGCGAACTCTTCCCAAGAGGGCGGCAATTGTAAACCGTAAAATCTATTTCATGCAGGGGTTTACCCGGTGATGTCAGGGTAAACTTGGCTCCGCTTTACCACGCCATAGACAAAGCTGGTGTCGATCGACCCAATCCCGCCGATGGGATGCAGCCGCGTGCGCACGAAGCGTTCGTAATCCACCAGATCGCCCACCACGACGCGCAGCAGGTAATCCGATAGCCCGCTCATCACGAAACATTCCAAGACCTCCGGGATCGCTTTGATCTGGCTCTCGAAGCGCTGCACTGTTTCTTCGTCATGGCCATCCAGCGTGACGCGCACCATCACTGTGACCGGTAGGCCGTAAGCCTTGGCGTCGACCTCCACACTATAGCCCCGGATCGCACCGTTCTTTTCCAACGCCCGTAGGCGGCGCAAACAGGGCGATGGCGAAAGGTTTACCTCCTGCGCGAGGTCAAGGTTGGTCATCCGACCATTGCGTTGAAGCGCGCGGATGATTTTGCGGTCGGTTGCGTCCAATTGCGGTATCTGGGGCATAATATGCCAATTCTCCTGCTTTGAGGGGATATAATAGCAACCTAATGCCAAAGCGCCCATTCGATAATGCCCCTAACAACTTTGAGGGGCACTCCATGAACAATTCGCAGAAATCCTTTGCCACACGCGCCATCCACCACGGCTATGACGCCCAAAGCGAGCAGGGTGCGCTGAACCCGCCGATCTACATGAGTTCGACCTTCACCTTTGAGACGGCTGAGGCAGGCGGCGACATGTTCGCGGGCGAGCGCGAGGGGCATTTCTACACACGCATCTCAAACCCCACGCTCGACCATCTGGAAAAGCGCATTGCCAACCTTGAAGGGGCCGAAGCCGGGCTTGCTACGGCATCTGGCATGGGGGCGATCACCTCGACGCTGTGGTCTTTTCTTGAGGCCGGCGACGAGATCATCATCGACAAGACGCTCTACGGCTGCACCTTCGCCTTCATGACACACGGGTTGCCGCGCTTTGGGGTAAAGGTGACTTTGGTCGACATGACCGACCCCGGCAACCTCGAAGCGGCGATCAGCGCGCAAACCAAGATCGTCTATTTCGAGACCCCCGCGAACCCGAACAACCGTCTGGTCGACATTTCTGCCATCTCAGCCATCGCGCATCGCGCCGGGGCCAAGGTTGTGGTGGACAACACCTATGCCACCCCCGTGCTGACCCGCCCAATTGAACATGGCGCGGACATCGTCGTTCATTCGGCGACCAAGTTTCTCTCCGGTCACGGCGATGTAGTCGCAGGGCTTGTCGTGGGCAACAAAGAAGACATGGCGCAGGTTCGCCTCGTCGGGCTTAAAGACATGACAGGTGCGGTGATGTCGCCGCTGACCGCGATGCTGCTGCTGCGCGGGATCAAAACATTGGAACTGCGGATGGAGCGCCACTGCCAGACCGCGCGCAAAGTGGCCGAAGCATTAGAACAGCACCCGGCGGTGCTGCATGTCGCGTATCCCGGACTTGATAGCTTCCCGCAGGCAGAGTTGGCGCGGCGGCAGATGGCGAACTTTGGCGGCATGATCCCATTCGAGGTGAAGGGCGACAAACAAGGCGGGATCGCCTTTATGAACCGGCTAAACTTGATCCAACGCGCTGTGAGCCTTGGCGATGCGGAAAGCCTGATCCAGCACCCCGCCAGCATGACCCATTCGACCTATTCGCCCGAAGAACGGGCCGAGCACGGCATCGCCGAAGGGCTGGTGCGGCTCTCTGTCGGGCTCGAAAGCGCCGATGACATCATTGATGACCTTTACGCCGCGCTTGGGGCGCATAACATGCAGGCGGCCTGAACTCGGCCTTATCAACGGATGCGCCATGTCGCGCATTCACGATGTCACCAATCTGAAAGACCCGCCATGACCGCTCTCGCACCCGACCAGCTCAAGACCATCGAACAGCGTCTGCTGTGGCTGTCGCATTGGATGATCCATAACGCCAACCACATCCGCCCCAAAGTGGACGGGATCAAGGTCGGCGGGCATCAGGCTTCGTCGGCCTCCATGGTGTCGATCATGACGGCGCTCTATTTCAGCGCCCTGCGGCCCGAAGATCGCGTGGCGGTGAAACCCCATGCCTCGCCAATCTTCCATGCGATGCAGTATCTGATGGGCAACCAGACGCTTGAGAAGATGGAGAACTTTCGCGGGTTTCAGGGCGTCCAGAGCTACCCCAGCCGGACCAAGGATATCGACGATGTGGATTTCTCGACCGGGTCTGTGGGTCTTGGTGTCGCCGTGACCTCCTTCGCCTCGCTGGTGCAGGACTACATCACCGCAAAGGCGTGGGGCGAGGATGTGAAACTCGGTCGCATGGTGGCGCTGGTGGGCGACGCCGAATTGGACGAGGGCAACATCTACGAAGCCCTGCAAGAGGGCTGGAAGAACGATCTGCGCAATACATGGTGGATCATCGACTATAACCGTCAATCGCTCGACGGGGTGGTGCGCGAAGGGCTGTTCAAACGCATCGAGCAGATTTTCGATGCCTTTGGCTGGGACGTGGTGAAGGTGAAATACGGCGCCCTGCAACGCGCCGCCTTCGATGAGCCGGGCGGCGACAAGCTGCGCGACTGGATCGACAATTGCCCGAACCAACTCTACTCGGCACTGACCTTTATGGGCGGTGCGGTCTGGCGGCAGCGGCTGATGGACGCGCTTGGCGATCAGGGCGACGTCACCGCGCTGATCGAAAAGCGCAGCGATGATGAGCTGGCCGATCTGATGGAGAACCTCGGCGGCAACTGCGTGCAGACCATGGCCGAGACCTTTGCCTCCATCGACCATGACCGCCCGGTCTGTTTCCTTGCCTATACGATCAAAGGCTGGGGCACGCCGATTGCGGGGCACAAGGACAACCACGGCGGGCTGATGAACAAAAGCCAGATGGCCGAGTGGCAGCAGCATATGGGTGTGGCCCAAGGCGAAGAGTGGGAGAAGTTCGCCACTGTCGCTGACGCGCAGGCCCTACAATCCGCGCTCGATAAGGTGCCGTTTTTCGCCAAGGGCCGCCGCCGTTACGATGACGCAATCCTGCCGGTGCCGCAGATTGACCTATCCAGTGACCGCGAGATCTCCACGCAGATGGCCTTTGGCAAAATCCTTGATGATCTGTCGAAAGGCTACAGCGATCTGGCTGAGCGCATCGTGACCATGTCGCCCGATGTGACCGGCACAACCAACCTTGGGCCATGGGTGAACCGGCGCAAGTTGTTTGCGCGTAGCGAACAGGCCGATACCTTTATCAACGAAAAAATCCCGTCCACCGCGAAATGGGAGTTCACCCCTAAAGGCCAGCATATCGAGTTGGGCATCGCCGAGATGAACCTCTTCCTCCTGCTGGGGGCCGCGGGTCTGTCGCATTCGCTTTTCGGCAAGCGGGTCATTCCCATCGGTACGGTCTATGACCCCTTCGTGGCACGTGGCCTCGATGCGCTGAACTATGCCTGCTACCAAGATGCGCGGTTTATGATCGTCGGCACGCCATCAGGTGTGACACTGGCCCCCGAGGGCGGTGCGCATCAGTCCATCGGCACACCGCTCATCGGGATGAGCCAAGACGGGCTGGCGAGCTTTGAGCCCGCTTTCGCCGACGAGTTGGCCGTGATCATGCAATGGGCCTTCGATTACCTGCAGCGCGATGGCGAGGGCGACCCGGACGAGCGCACTTGGCTGCGCGACGAGACCGGCGGCTCGGTCTATCTGCGACTGACGACGAACCCCATCGAACAGCCCGGCAAACGTGTCGACGAGGACTTCCGCCAAGGGGCCATCGACGGGGCCTATTGGCTCCGCAAGCCGGGGCCGAACTGCAACGTGGTGATCGCCTATCAAGGGGCCGTGGCGCCCGAAGCGATCAAGGCGGCGGGAATGATTGCCGAAGGTCGGCGCGATGTAGGCGTGCTGGCAGTCACCTCCGCGGATCGCCTCAACGCCGGATGGACGGCGGCGCAACGTGCACGAGCGCGGGGCAATGCAGAAGCGGAAAGCCACATTGAGAGCCTGCTGGCCGATCTGCCGCGCGACTGTAAAATGGTGACGGTGATTGATGGCCATCCGGCAACGCTGTCGTGGCTCGGCTCGGTCGTCGGGCATCAGACGGTCCCGCTTGGGGTCGAACATTTCGGCCAGACCGGGACCATCGCGGACCTCTACCAACATTTCGGTATCGACGCCCGGTCAATTGTTGAGAAGGTGCAGGGCCTGACACCGGGGCGGCGGATGCTGCACCGTGTGGCGGGGTGAAAGGGCGCAAATGACTTACTCCCTAGCCATTCACGGCGGTGCTGGAACCCTTCTGAAACAGAATATGACCCCGGAAAAAGAGGCCGCCTATCACGCCGGACTGGCCCGCGCGGTGGAAGCTGGGGAAGCCGTGCTGCGCGATGGTGGCAGCGCAATGGACGCGGTTGTCGCCTCGGTCTGCGCGCTGGAGGATGAGCCGCTGTTCAACGCCGGGCGCGGCGCGGTCTACACCTCTGAGGGCAAACAGGAGATGGACGCCGCTGTGATGGACGGGCGCGACCGACGTGCAGGTTCGGTGGCTGGCGTGTTTGGTCCAAAGAACCCCATCCGGCTGGCCCGCGCAGTAATGGAGCGGACGGAGCATGTTACGCTGATTGGCCCCAACGCATTAGAAATCGCCCGGCAAGCAGAGCTTCCCTTTGGCGATCACGACTATTTCTTTACTCAATCCCGTTAGGATGCGCTGCAAGAAACGCTGGAACTGCGCGCGCGGGGCGAAGTGTCGGACGACCCGGCGCGGCGGCATGGCACCGTGGGGGCGGTGGCGCGTGATGAAGCGGGCAATATCGCGGCGGCAACCTCGACCGGGGGGATGACCGCCAAGCCACCGGGCCGCGTGGGTGACACGCCGATGATCGGGGCGGGCACCTTTGCGGATAATGCGACCTGCGCGGTCTCTGGCACGGGGCATGGCGAGATCTTCATCCGCTGGAACGCAGCCGGAGAGATTGCCGCACGGATGCGCCACGCGGGCGAAGACCTTGCCACTGCCGCCAATCATGTTGTGATGCAAGATCTGGCCAATCACGACGGTTCGGGCGGGGTCATCGCGGTGGATGCGGCAGGCAATATCGCGATGCCTTTCAACTCTCAGGGCATGTACCGCGGGATGGTTCGCAAGGGGTCAGCACCTGAAACCAGTATCTATTGATGTGTCGCCCCCCATGTCGCCGCACAAACACAACGGGCAGGCTTGGGCCGCGTAGAGCATCTAAATCTTGACATTTTCCCCCCTCCCTTTGATTGACGTGCAAGCGAACTTGACGGGAGAGGGGACAAGGGTGCGTTTTCTAGCAGGAATTGCCAAACTTATCTGTGCGGTGAATATCATCATCGGCAATGTCTTTGCGTGGCTGTCGCTCGGCATCGTGCTTGTCTGTTTCACTGTCGTCGTGCAGCGATATGTCTTTGCGATCAGCTTTGTCTGGATGCAGGATCTCTATATCTGGCTGAATGGTGCGATGTTCACTGCGGTCGCGGGCTTTGCACTGCTGCGTGATGACCATGTGCGTGTCGATATCTTTTACCGCCCCGCCAAGATGGCGCGCCGCGCGCTGATTGATCTGATCGGTGTGGTGGTGTTTCTGCTGCCCTTTTGCTGGGTCGTCTACGCCTACTCCATGCCATTCGTGCAACGGGCGTGGGGCTACAGCGAGGCCTCGGCCAATGTGGGCGGCATGCCGGGGCTCTACATTCTTAAAGCCTTCATCATCGGTTTCGCCGCGCTGATCGCCCTTCAGGGCATCGCGTGGATCATCCGCTCCGTTCTGGTGCTAAGCGGTAATGCCGAGCTGGTGCCCAAATCCATCCAATATAGCCGGGACCAAATCCCCGCAGACCACCCGCAGGGAGCCGTTTGATGGACCCGATTTTGATTGGCGAGATGCTCGCCGCGCTTATGTTCTTTGGCGTGATCGGCTTTTTGCTTCTCGGCTTTCCGGTGGCTTTTACCCTTGCGGGTGTGTCGCTGCTTTTTGGTTTAGTCGGCATCGGCTTTGGTGTGTTCGATCCGTCGAACTTTGGCTCACTGCCCAACCGCTATATCGGCTTTATGACCAACGAAGTGCTGGTCGCCGTGCCGCTGTTTATCTTTATGGGGGTGATGCTGGAACGCAGCCAGATTGCCGAGCAACTGCTGATGACCATGGGCAAACTTTTCGGCAACCTGCGCGGAGGCCTTGGCTTTTCTGTCGTGATCGTGGGCGCGATGCTTGCTGCGTCGACCGGTGTGGTTGGCGCGACGGTTGTGACCATGGGGCTGATCTCTCTGCCTGCGATGTTGCGGGCGGGCTATGACCCAAAGCTTGCGACAGGGGTAATCTGTGCAAGCGGGACATTGGGGCAGATCATTCCGCCATCGACCGTTTTGATTTTCATGGGCGATATGCTGGCGGGCATCAACTCTCAGGTGCAGATGGCCAAGGGTAACTTTGCGCCTTCGCCCGTTTCGGTCGGTGACCTCTTTGCTGGGGCGCTTCTGCCGGGCATCTTGTTGGTGTCGCTCTACCTTGGCTATGTGCTGTTCAAAGCTGTGACCGCGCCTGAATCTTGCCCCGCAACACCTGTACCTGCCGATGAAAAGGGCGAATTGCTGCGTGATTTCTTTGTGGCATTGGTACCCCCGCTGTTGCTGATCCTCGCTGTGCTGGGCTCGATCCTTGGTGGCATCGCCACCCCGACAGAGGCCGCTTCAGTCGGTGCAGTCGGCGCGATGATCTTGGCTACGCTGCGCTGGCGTCTGTCCTTCCGCATCCTGCGCGAGACGATGATCGCGACGGCGACGATCACCAGCATGGTCTTTATCATTCTGCTGGGCGCGTCGGTCTTTTCCATCGTGTTCCGAATGATGGGCGGCGACAATTTGGTTCATGAATTCCTAAGCAACCTACCCGGCGGCCCCTTGGCAGCAGTGGCGGTGGTTATGGTCATCATGTTCTTCCTTGGATTCATCCTTGATACATTCGAGATCATCTTCATCGTGATCCCGATCACCGCGCCTGTGCTTTTGATGCTGGATATTGATCCGATCTGGCTTGGTGTATTGGTCGGGGTAAACCTGCAAACGTCCTTCCTCACGCCGCCCTTTGGCTTTGCGCTGTTCTATCTGCGCGGGGTCGCCCCAGAGGATCTGCCGACCAGTGCGATCTACAAAGGCATTTTGCCCTTCGTGGCCTTGCAGGTGGTGGCGATTGCGATCTTGTTTGCCTTCCCGCAGATCGTGACATGGTTGCCGAAGGTGATCTCGGGCTAAGAGCCTTCGTGTCTTTTGAAGCGCTAAGGGTATCGCCCTCTCTGGGGGGCGATCCGCACGTTTGAAAGTAGCTGCCCCGGTGCATCGACCGCTGACCGATCCGGTTGGCGAAGCGTTGCAAAATCGCCCTCCGGGGGAGGGAGGGCGATGCCCGGTGTGCGACCGGGCGGGACAGAGACTAGGCCCCTACCCCAATAGCAAAAGGCCCGGTGTCACCACCGGGCCTTTCCTCATCTCTTACTGCAAAGCTTAGTACTTCAGGAACTTCTGACGCGCCTGAACATAGGGGCTATCAATGTTCTCGGTCCGGGTACGGACAAGGTTCAGCGCTTCGACAAAGCTGTCGGCAGTCTTCTTGACTAACGGATCGTCGCTGTTGCGCAGTTCCTCAACAACTTCGACCGAGGCCTTGGCACCGGCTTCCATGATGTCGTCGGGGAAGTTGCGTACGATCACGCCATGCTCATCCACCAGCGTCTTCAGTGCGCGTGGGTCGTTGGCATAGAAGTCAGCCGCAACCTGATCGTATTCCGCTTGGCTTACATCGCGGATGATGGCCTGCAGGTTTTCGGGCAGTTCTTGATACTTCTTCTTGTCGACAACAAGCTCGGTCGCCAGACCCGATTCCACGAAGGATGGCATGTAGTAGTTCTTAGCAACCTGATGGAAGCCAAGCGCCAGATCGTTGTAAGGGCCAACGAATTCAGCGGCATCCAGCGTGCCAGATTGCAACGCTTGGAAGATCTCGCCCGCCGCCATGTTTGTCACGGTCGCGCCCAATTTTTCCCATACGCGGCCACCAAGGCCCGGCGTCCGGAAGCGAACGCCTTTGACGTCATCGAGGCTCTTCAGCTCATCGCGGAACCAACCACCCGTTTGGGTGCCGGTGTTGCCGGACAGGAAGCCCTGAACGCCGAACTGGTCATAGATTTCGTCCCAGATTTCCTGACCGCCCATGTAACGCATCCAAGCTGTCAGCTCGGGCGTTGTCATGCCGTAAGGTACGCCGGTAAAGAACGACAGCGCGGGCGATTTGTTCTGCCAGTAGTAGGCGGCACCGTGGCTCATTTCGGCTGTACCGTCGATCACCGCATCCAGCGACTGCAGCGGCGGAACCATCTCACCAGCCGAGAAGACCTGAATGGTCAGCTCGCCGCCCGACGCGGCGGTGATCCGGTCGGCCAGACGCTGTGCGCCGACACCCAGACCGGGGAAGTTCTTGGGCCATGTGGTAACCATACGCCACGTGATGTTGCCCTGCGCAATTGCGGGCGCTGCAAGCGTCGTAGCGGCAGCACCTGCCCCCATCACACCGGCTTTGCGAATAAATGAACGACGATCCATGTTTTTCCTCCCAAAGGATAATTGTTAAGCATCCTCCGACGTCGGCGCAGAGGGCTATGTGCAGCAGATAATCGTCGGTTTTCGCAAATGTCCATGGTCTACACGAATTGAACCTGCCTCTTGCTAGACAATCTCCCCCGAAGCCGCATACGTAGTGCTACGTAAAGCTGTAGTATTATTGGTCTTTCGCCTTGTTTTCGGCAGAAAGGTGAATAATGTGCGAGCTGCCAGGGAGGGCTCAGATCTTGTTAAAATTCATCGACCAGATGAACGAATTCGTCGGGCGTATTGTGTCGGTCGTTGCCGTCATCTTTGCTGCGATCATCATCTATGACGTTTTCATGCGCTATGCGCTGAACGATCCGACACGCTGGGCCTTTGATGTGACTAAACAGCTATATGGCTTTTATTTCGTCATGCTGGGCGGCTATGCGCTGCGTCATCAGGCCCATGTGCGGGTCGATCTGATCACCGAAACCCTTGCCCCCACCCTGCGACGCTGGGTCGAAGCGGCGGGCTATGTGATCTTTTTCTTCCCCTTCGCGTGGATCTTCACCACCCGCTCTTATGAATTCGCCATGCGCTCTTATGCCCAAGGTGAAACGACATATGGCTCTGTGCAGCTGCCGGTCTATCCGCTGAAAATGGCTATGTGCCTCGCCGCGGCGCTGTTGCTTTTGCAAGGCGTGTCGGAATTTCTGAAACTCGTACTTAACCGTCAGGAACTGCCACGTGACGCCTGAACTTATTGCACTCACCATGTTCGGCCTGCTGTTGCTGGGCCTTTTCATGGGTCACCCGCTGGCCTTTGTTCTGGGCGGCACCGCTGTTCTTGGCGCTGTTATTGCTGGCAAGCCCATGGTGCTGGGCATCGTTATCAACCGGATTTTCGGCGACGTGCTTGACAACTTTACGCTGATCGCAATTCCGCTGTTTATCTTGATGGCAAGGTTCCTGTCAGATTCGGGCGTGACGGATAAGATGTTCGAATCGCTACGGCTTTTGATGTCGAACATCCGTGGCGGTCTGGCGCTGGCGGTAGTTTTCATTTCGATCTTGCTGGCGGCGACCACGGGCATCATCGGGGCTTCGATCACCGTCATGGGCGTGATGGCCCTGCGTCCGATGCTGCAGTATGGTTATAGTCCGACCCTTACTACCGGTGTCATCGCGGCTTCAGGCTGCCTTGGCATTCTGATCCCGCCGTCGATCATGTTGATCCTTATGGCCTCCTATTCGCCGCTGTCGGTGGGTGAACTGTTCGCCGGTGCGATGGTGCCGGGCGTGGTGTTGGGCCTACTTTATGCGGTCTGGGTCTTTATCGTCGCAGTCGTCCGCCCTGATATGGCCCCCGCGGTTGAGCCTGATGAGAAGATCTCCAAACCCGCGCTTGTGCGTATGCTGCTGATCGAAGCGGTGCCGCCGCTGGTGCTGATCCTTGGCATCCTTGGCTCGCTGCTGGCGGGCATCGCCACGGCGACCGAAGCCTCGGCCATTGGTGCCGCACTCGCGCTGGTGATTGTCATTATGCGGCGCAAATTCACCTGGGCCAGCTTTTATGGCGCAATGTTGGAAACGGGCCGCACGTCGGCGATGATCCTGTTCATTGTTGTTGGTGCCACTGCCTTTAC
This genomic stretch from Sulfitobacter sp. DSM 110093 harbors:
- a CDS encoding aminotransferase, encoding MDIKTFGVEMWMNEFENHCRYNLAETCVDSITLGELIDMAGVDNSVLGELREMRMGYGAIEGSDRLRDAVAGLYEAQARDNVLTTHGTIGANSLVHQTFVSRGDHVIAIVPTYQQHYSIPESIGAEVELLHLREENGFLPDLNALRAMMRPDTRMIATNNPNNPTGALMDREMLTQIAEIARGSDAWVLCDEVYRGTDQAGDGYTASICDLYDKGISTAGMSKAYSLAGLRVGWVAGPRDLLERIMIHRDYNTISVGQIDEYFSALALENRGKILERAHRITRENLAILSDWVEGEALISWVKPKSGTTALLKYDLPLPSRDFCTQLLEAEGVLFTPGSAMDMEGWLRIGYANPTADLRAGLERVSAFLERQGVNSAETVDQL
- a CDS encoding serine hydrolase — encoded protein: MTFAATPALQAAVDHALAHETAWPREMYYPDGAYVGNREWNESGPWTEIVGPVAPRGGPAGVILHRGERVADWGDTTRTDMTFSIAKSYLSVLAGLAVKDGLITDLDAPVGESVSGPHFAGDHNGRITWRYMLQMNSEWRGEVFGKDDQVDHYRQIGVDADNSRKGQLRDIGAPGSYYEYNDVRVNALAYALLCRFARPLPEVLRERVMDPIGASADWRWEGYSTSWVEIDGTRVQSVTGGGHWGGGLFIGADDHAKFGQFICQNGQWEGAQILPDDWMRQSLTPTPTLDKYGFLWWLNRGQDANPALPETAFSAQGAGGHTIWIAPEQEIVAVMRWLAPPQAPKFLELLMAALTGSARS
- a CDS encoding Lrp/AsnC family transcriptional regulator, which produces MPQIPQLDATDRKIIRALQRNGRMTNLDLAQEVNLSPSPCLRRLRALEKNGAIRGYSVEVDAKAYGLPVTVMVRVTLDGHDEETVQRFESQIKAIPEVLECFVMSGLSDYLLRVVVGDLVDYERFVRTRLHPIGGIGSIDTSFVYGVVKRSQVYPDITG
- a CDS encoding methionine gamma-lyase, whose translation is MNNSQKSFATRAIHHGYDAQSEQGALNPPIYMSSTFTFETAEAGGDMFAGEREGHFYTRISNPTLDHLEKRIANLEGAEAGLATASGMGAITSTLWSFLEAGDEIIIDKTLYGCTFAFMTHGLPRFGVKVTLVDMTDPGNLEAAISAQTKIVYFETPANPNNRLVDISAISAIAHRAGAKVVVDNTYATPVLTRPIEHGADIVVHSATKFLSGHGDVVAGLVVGNKEDMAQVRLVGLKDMTGAVMSPLTAMLLLRGIKTLELRMERHCQTARKVAEALEQHPAVLHVAYPGLDSFPQAELARRQMANFGGMIPFEVKGDKQGGIAFMNRLNLIQRAVSLGDAESLIQHPASMTHSTYSPEERAEHGIAEGLVRLSVGLESADDIIDDLYAALGAHNMQAA
- a CDS encoding 1-deoxy-D-xylulose-5-phosphate synthase N-terminal domain-containing protein, with the translated sequence MTALAPDQLKTIEQRLLWLSHWMIHNANHIRPKVDGIKVGGHQASSASMVSIMTALYFSALRPEDRVAVKPHASPIFHAMQYLMGNQTLEKMENFRGFQGVQSYPSRTKDIDDVDFSTGSVGLGVAVTSFASLVQDYITAKAWGEDVKLGRMVALVGDAELDEGNIYEALQEGWKNDLRNTWWIIDYNRQSLDGVVREGLFKRIEQIFDAFGWDVVKVKYGALQRAAFDEPGGDKLRDWIDNCPNQLYSALTFMGGAVWRQRLMDALGDQGDVTALIEKRSDDELADLMENLGGNCVQTMAETFASIDHDRPVCFLAYTIKGWGTPIAGHKDNHGGLMNKSQMAEWQQHMGVAQGEEWEKFATVADAQALQSALDKVPFFAKGRRRYDDAILPVPQIDLSSDREISTQMAFGKILDDLSKGYSDLAERIVTMSPDVTGTTNLGPWVNRRKLFARSEQADTFINEKIPSTAKWEFTPKGQHIELGIAEMNLFLLLGAAGLSHSLFGKRVIPIGTVYDPFVARGLDALNYACYQDARFMIVGTPSGVTLAPEGGAHQSIGTPLIGMSQDGLASFEPAFADELAVIMQWAFDYLQRDGEGDPDERTWLRDETGGSVYLRLTTNPIEQPGKRVDEDFRQGAIDGAYWLRKPGPNCNVVIAYQGAVAPEAIKAAGMIAEGRRDVGVLAVTSADRLNAGWTAAQRARARGNAEAESHIESLLADLPRDCKMVTVIDGHPATLSWLGSVVGHQTVPLGVEHFGQTGTIADLYQHFGIDARSIVEKVQGLTPGRRMLHRVAG
- a CDS encoding TRAP transporter small permease subunit, with protein sequence MRFLAGIAKLICAVNIIIGNVFAWLSLGIVLVCFTVVVQRYVFAISFVWMQDLYIWLNGAMFTAVAGFALLRDDHVRVDIFYRPAKMARRALIDLIGVVVFLLPFCWVVYAYSMPFVQRAWGYSEASANVGGMPGLYILKAFIIGFAALIALQGIAWIIRSVLVLSGNAELVPKSIQYSRDQIPADHPQGAV
- a CDS encoding TRAP transporter large permease subunit, which produces MDPILIGEMLAALMFFGVIGFLLLGFPVAFTLAGVSLLFGLVGIGFGVFDPSNFGSLPNRYIGFMTNEVLVAVPLFIFMGVMLERSQIAEQLLMTMGKLFGNLRGGLGFSVVIVGAMLAASTGVVGATVVTMGLISLPAMLRAGYDPKLATGVICASGTLGQIIPPSTVLIFMGDMLAGINSQVQMAKGNFAPSPVSVGDLFAGALLPGILLVSLYLGYVLFKAVTAPESCPATPVPADEKGELLRDFFVALVPPLLLILAVLGSILGGIATPTEAASVGAVGAMILATLRWRLSFRILRETMIATATITSMVFIILLGASVFSIVFRMMGGDNLVHEFLSNLPGGPLAAVAVVMVIMFFLGFILDTFEIIFIVIPITAPVLLMLDIDPIWLGVLVGVNLQTSFLTPPFGFALFYLRGVAPEDLPTSAIYKGILPFVALQVVAIAILFAFPQIVTWLPKVISG
- a CDS encoding TRAP transporter substrate-binding protein — its product is MDRRSFIRKAGVMGAGAAATTLAAPAIAQGNITWRMVTTWPKNFPGLGVGAQRLADRITAASGGELTIQVFSAGEMVPPLQSLDAVIDGTAEMSHGAAYYWQNKSPALSFFTGVPYGMTTPELTAWMRYMGGQEIWDEIYDQFGVQGFLSGNTGTQTGGWFRDELKSLDDVKGVRFRTPGLGGRVWEKLGATVTNMAAGEIFQALQSGTLDAAEFVGPYNDLALGFHQVAKNYYMPSFVESGLATELVVDKKKYQELPENLQAIIRDVSQAEYDQVAADFYANDPRALKTLVDEHGVIVRNFPDDIMEAGAKASVEVVEELRNSDDPLVKKTADSFVEALNLVRTRTENIDSPYVQARQKFLKY
- a CDS encoding TRAP transporter small permease subunit, whose product is MLLKFIDQMNEFVGRIVSVVAVIFAAIIIYDVFMRYALNDPTRWAFDVTKQLYGFYFVMLGGYALRHQAHVRVDLITETLAPTLRRWVEAAGYVIFFFPFAWIFTTRSYEFAMRSYAQGETTYGSVQLPVYPLKMAMCLAAALLLLQGVSEFLKLVLNRQELPRDA